One Natrinema marinum genomic window carries:
- the gatE gene encoding Glu-tRNA(Gln) amidotransferase subunit GatE: MTEYDYEDLGLVAGLEIHQQLDTATKLFCQCPTELREPEESVRSFTRYLHPTRSELGELDDAAVEESMVEREFEYLAYDTTCLVEEDDEPPHELDGEALETALEVAQLMDMSPVDQAHVMRKIVVDGSNTTGFQRSSLIATDGEIETSDGPVGIEDLLLEEESAQRVAETDAGVRYSLDRLGIPLVEIGTSPDISTPEQALEAAERIGMLLRSTGKVKRGLGTIRQDVNVSIAEGARVEIKGVQSLDDIDDIVRNEVARQVALVEIRDELAEREASVGDVQDVTGVFEGTDSGVIGGALSSGGSVMAVPLYGFDGLVGREIAPDRRLGTEFSDHAKRHGAGGIFHTDELPAYGVTEDEVAALRDAVGAGSEDAVAIVAADTEVAETAIDAVAERAGTALEGVPEETRGANDDGTTRYLRPLPGAARMYPETDVPPVEPDPSEVPEPELLTEKVERYQDEHGLGEGLAEQVAYGEYMPLFEDVVAEGIDPTLAASTLESTLTELRRDDVPVENLTRTHLEDVFAMAEDGDLPNEGVPDLLTALAADPGRSAEEAAEAEGLGGADEAAVREAVVEVVERNEAQVADEGMQAFSGLMGECMGALRGKADGDLVSELLREEIQKRT, translated from the coding sequence ATGACCGAGTACGACTACGAGGACCTCGGACTCGTCGCCGGGCTGGAGATCCACCAGCAACTCGACACGGCGACGAAGCTGTTCTGCCAGTGTCCGACCGAGCTTCGCGAGCCCGAGGAGTCGGTGCGTTCGTTCACCCGGTACCTCCACCCGACCCGGAGCGAACTGGGCGAACTCGACGATGCCGCCGTCGAGGAGAGCATGGTCGAGCGGGAGTTCGAGTACCTCGCCTACGACACGACCTGTCTCGTCGAGGAAGACGACGAGCCGCCCCACGAACTCGACGGCGAGGCCCTCGAGACGGCCCTCGAGGTCGCCCAGCTGATGGACATGAGCCCCGTCGATCAGGCCCACGTGATGCGCAAGATCGTCGTCGACGGCTCGAACACGACGGGCTTCCAGCGCTCGTCGCTGATCGCCACCGACGGCGAGATTGAGACGAGCGACGGCCCGGTCGGGATCGAGGATCTGCTCTTGGAGGAGGAGAGCGCCCAGCGCGTCGCGGAGACCGACGCCGGAGTACGCTACAGCCTCGATCGACTGGGGATTCCGCTGGTCGAGATCGGCACCAGTCCCGACATCTCGACGCCCGAACAGGCGCTCGAGGCGGCCGAGCGCATCGGGATGCTCCTGCGCTCGACGGGCAAGGTCAAGCGCGGTCTGGGGACGATTCGCCAGGACGTCAACGTCTCCATCGCGGAGGGCGCGCGCGTCGAGATCAAGGGCGTCCAGAGCTTAGACGACATCGACGACATCGTCCGCAACGAGGTGGCCCGGCAGGTCGCGCTGGTCGAGATCCGGGACGAACTCGCCGAGCGCGAGGCCTCGGTCGGCGACGTACAGGACGTGACCGGCGTCTTCGAAGGCACCGACAGCGGCGTCATCGGCGGAGCGCTCAGTTCCGGCGGCTCCGTGATGGCCGTTCCGCTGTACGGTTTCGACGGGCTCGTGGGCCGGGAGATCGCCCCTGACCGACGGCTCGGGACCGAGTTTTCGGATCACGCGAAGCGCCACGGTGCGGGCGGGATCTTCCACACCGACGAACTGCCGGCCTACGGGGTCACGGAGGACGAAGTCGCGGCGCTTCGGGACGCAGTCGGGGCGGGGTCCGAAGACGCCGTCGCCATCGTCGCCGCCGATACCGAGGTCGCCGAGACGGCGATCGACGCCGTGGCCGAGCGCGCGGGAACCGCGCTCGAGGGCGTCCCCGAGGAGACCCGCGGCGCGAACGACGACGGGACGACCCGATACCTGCGACCGCTGCCCGGCGCGGCGCGGATGTACCCCGAGACCGACGTGCCGCCGGTCGAGCCGGACCCGAGCGAGGTGCCGGAACCCGAACTGCTGACCGAGAAGGTCGAGCGCTATCAGGACGAACACGGTCTCGGCGAGGGGCTGGCCGAGCAGGTCGCCTACGGCGAGTACATGCCGCTGTTCGAGGACGTGGTCGCGGAGGGTATCGATCCGACGCTCGCGGCGTCGACCCTCGAGTCGACGCTGACCGAACTCCGACGCGACGACGTGCCGGTCGAGAACCTGACCCGTACGCACCTCGAGGACGTCTTCGCGATGGCCGAGGACGGCGACCTCCCCAACGAGGGCGTACCGGACTTGCTGACGGCGCTGGCCGCGGACCCAGGCCGGTCGGCCGAGGAAGCCGCCGAGGCGGAAGGACTCGGTGGCGCCGACGAAGCGGCGGTCCGCGAGGCCGTCGTCGAGGTCGTCGAGCGAAACGAAGCACAGGTCGCAGACGAGGGCATGCAGGCCTTCTCGGGGCTCATGGGCGAGTGCATGGGCGCGCTACGCGGGAAAGCCGACGGCGACCTCGTGAGCGAACTCCTGCGCGAGGAGATTCAGAAACGTACCTGA
- a CDS encoding HTH domain-containing protein: MTETLDTETATLTAVCHVRAPLLLEPVDQQIETLQACEDEGAVDDLLLRSWPKEVALSDESPYQEVIDQYERFAAWADERGVSVRPPFRERSTTSQVTGTTRERLVTPLLCLELYADDELLGVFPHSNEATDETYTTDDAIATLRTGEVPIPLGSVEETDVDEPSTPNTCPDCGGALIDGQGLFACSDCGWLGTVTGSGRYESRPETAVDEPEASQPNPQ; this comes from the coding sequence ATGACTGAGACGCTCGATACCGAAACAGCGACGCTTACAGCGGTCTGTCACGTGCGCGCACCGCTGTTGTTAGAGCCCGTCGACCAGCAGATCGAGACCCTGCAGGCCTGCGAGGACGAGGGCGCGGTCGACGACCTGTTGTTGCGGAGTTGGCCAAAGGAGGTTGCGCTCTCAGACGAGAGCCCCTACCAAGAGGTCATCGACCAGTACGAACGATTCGCGGCGTGGGCCGACGAGCGCGGCGTGAGCGTCCGTCCGCCGTTCCGCGAGCGCTCGACCACGTCGCAGGTGACCGGGACGACGCGAGAGCGACTCGTGACGCCGCTGCTGTGTCTCGAGCTCTACGCCGACGACGAGTTGCTCGGCGTCTTCCCCCACTCGAACGAGGCGACCGACGAGACGTACACGACCGACGACGCGATCGCCACGCTGCGGACGGGCGAGGTGCCGATCCCGCTCGGTTCGGTCGAGGAGACCGACGTCGACGAGCCGTCGACGCCCAACACCTGTCCGGACTGCGGTGGCGCGCTGATCGACGGTCAGGGGCTCTTCGCGTGCAGCGACTGTGGGTGGCTCGGGACCGTCACCGGGTCCGGCCGATACGAGTCCCGACCGGAGACGGCGGTCGACGAGCCCGAAGCGTCGCAACCGAACCCTCAGTAA
- a CDS encoding RNA methyltransferase — MTDGSDTADEPSGPERDSRRTPPAVAVVDAQSPGNVGTIARAMKNFGFDDLLLVDPPELDPDGEAYGYAGHAREDVLPNADEIAFDHLVESYHTIGCTAVTNEDDRSHMRFPYSTPADLADRLPTVEAPTALVFGRERVGLTNEELARIDEICSIPANAEYPVLNLGQAATVTLYELRELALGDETQLPDLERVRADEPTIDRLYDQWADLLAEINHPEEKREKTMRMLRRVFGRADLTEREANTLLGLLRRATERPAEK; from the coding sequence ATGACCGACGGTTCCGATACCGCCGACGAGCCATCCGGTCCCGAACGCGATAGCAGGCGAACGCCGCCGGCCGTCGCCGTCGTCGACGCACAGTCACCGGGCAACGTCGGGACCATCGCGCGTGCGATGAAGAACTTCGGATTCGACGACTTGCTGCTCGTCGATCCCCCAGAACTCGATCCCGACGGCGAGGCGTACGGATACGCGGGGCACGCTCGAGAGGACGTGCTCCCGAACGCCGACGAGATCGCGTTCGACCACCTCGTCGAGAGCTACCACACGATCGGCTGTACGGCGGTGACGAACGAGGACGACCGCAGCCACATGCGCTTTCCGTACTCGACACCCGCAGACCTCGCCGACCGGTTGCCGACCGTCGAGGCCCCGACCGCGCTCGTCTTCGGCCGCGAGCGCGTGGGGCTGACGAACGAGGAACTCGCCCGAATCGACGAGATCTGTTCGATCCCGGCCAACGCAGAGTACCCCGTCCTCAACCTCGGGCAGGCAGCCACCGTCACCCTCTACGAGCTCCGCGAGCTCGCCCTCGGCGACGAGACGCAGTTGCCCGACCTCGAGCGGGTACGCGCCGACGAACCGACGATCGACCGGCTCTACGACCAGTGGGCCGACCTCCTCGCGGAGATCAACCATCCCGAAGAGAAGCGAGAGAAGACGATGCGGATGCTCCGCCGGGTGTTCGGCCGGGCCGACCTGACCGAACGCGAGGCGAACACGCTGTTGGGGCTACTCCGGCGGGCGACCGAACGGCCGGCCGAGAAGTGA
- a CDS encoding Cdc6/Cdc18 family protein, with the protein MSANDDRDPLFRYDDPVFADERLLEITHLPGPDRIVGRDEQMQRVADALNPAIFGSEPNHLFIFGKTGTGKSLISRSVTQRVITEARHDDVTVKYAFIDCGEQNTEASIVKTIAQIVNEPDASGVTVPDRGLGTGDYYKRLWQAIDHCTDVTIVILDEIDMLEDDEVLRKLSRAGENRRISDSSIGIIGISNKIDFPDHLSERVKSSLSRDELVFSPYDANQLVEILEKRRDAFHDGVLSDDVIPLTAALAAQEHGDARKAIDILRNAGRIAKKRNDTRVTADHVRDAKEKTEADRFNELIEGSPQQAKAILYSLTLLTENSSEKEFPTKIIYNQYKEVARQLDFDVLSERRVQEILQEQNFLNVIQSEREGRGRGRGAHAKHRLLENPSIVKKVLLRDSRLAVLEDDE; encoded by the coding sequence ATGTCCGCCAACGACGATCGAGACCCGCTCTTTCGGTACGACGATCCGGTCTTCGCCGACGAGCGCCTGCTCGAGATCACGCACCTGCCCGGTCCGGATCGGATCGTCGGTCGCGACGAGCAGATGCAACGGGTTGCGGACGCCCTGAACCCCGCGATCTTCGGGAGCGAGCCCAACCACCTGTTCATCTTCGGCAAGACCGGTACCGGCAAATCGCTCATCTCGCGGTCGGTCACGCAGCGTGTGATCACCGAAGCCAGACACGACGACGTCACCGTCAAGTATGCGTTCATCGACTGCGGCGAGCAGAACACGGAGGCGTCGATCGTCAAGACGATCGCCCAGATCGTCAACGAACCCGACGCGAGCGGCGTCACCGTCCCCGACCGTGGCCTCGGCACCGGCGACTACTACAAGCGCCTCTGGCAGGCCATCGACCACTGCACCGATGTCACCATCGTCATCTTAGACGAGATCGACATGCTCGAGGACGACGAGGTCCTCCGGAAACTGTCGCGGGCGGGCGAGAACCGCCGCATCTCGGACTCGAGCATCGGCATCATCGGCATCTCGAACAAGATCGACTTTCCGGACCACCTCTCGGAACGCGTCAAGTCGAGCCTCTCGCGGGACGAACTCGTCTTCTCGCCGTACGACGCGAACCAACTCGTCGAGATCTTGGAGAAACGGCGCGACGCCTTCCACGACGGGGTGCTCTCCGACGACGTGATTCCGCTGACGGCCGCCCTCGCAGCGCAGGAACACGGCGACGCGCGCAAGGCGATCGACATCCTCCGGAACGCCGGTCGAATCGCGAAGAAACGAAACGACACGCGGGTCACCGCCGACCACGTCCGCGACGCCAAGGAGAAGACCGAGGCCGACCGGTTCAATGAACTGATCGAGGGCTCGCCACAGCAGGCCAAGGCGATCCTCTACTCGCTGACGCTGCTGACCGAGAACAGCTCGGAGAAGGAGTTCCCGACGAAGATCATCTACAACCAGTACAAGGAGGTCGCCCGCCAACTCGATTTCGACGTGCTCTCGGAACGCCGCGTCCAGGAGATCCTCCAGGAGCAGAACTTCCTCAACGTGATCCAGTCCGAGCGCGAGGGGCGGGGACGCGGCCGCGGCGCGCACGCCAAACACCGCCTGCTCGAGAACCCCTCGATCGTCAAGAAGGTGCTCCTGCGGGATTCGCGGCTGGCGGTGCTCGAGG